The nucleotide window GGATGAAAATTCGCTGGCCGGATTCCAATTTGCCTACAATGTGCGCTCTGTTGCCAGCCCCAAATCGTCGTGGTCCGAAGGCTCCAAAACCCTTGCCGACCTACCCGAGACCGTGCGCAAGCACCTCACGGAAAACGGATTGGAGAGCGGATGGTCGGCAGCAGAACAACGCATGATCGTTCCGGGCAGCCCAATTTTGGCCGCCAATGACGCCGCCGACAATATGGAGAGGCCGGTAGTCGTGGTGCCCAATCCATTTAGTCTGGCGCAAGCCCAATCCAATTACCAGGGCACGCTCAAACTGCGCTTTGTCGGGGTGCCGCACCAGGCAAAAATCTCCATTTTTACAGTCTCGGGAGATCTCGTTGCCGAAATCAACCACAACGATCCAACGGCCGGGGAAGCGCAGTGGCTCTTAAAAGATCGCTTCCTCACCGGTGAAGCCACCTCGTCTGCGTACTTCTTCGTGGTGGAGTCGCTCGTGCCTGCCAGTCGCGGTCGCAAGACCAAGGGCGCGTTCATAATCAACCGTTAAAACACAAGGATTGATACTATGAAACATACGATGTCCGCAGTGCTAATCGTTTTGATGGCGCTCGCCCTATCGGCTCCGGCCTCGGCGCAGGCACTCTTCCCAGAAGCCGAAGAAGTCCTGAATCCAGAGGGCCGCAGCAAGATCAAGCCATCCACATTCAATTTTTTGAAAGTGACCAACAATGCCCGAGTCGCGGGCATGGGCGATGCTTTTACCGCGGTATCCGACGGGATAGACGGCATGATCTGGAACCCGGCGGGCCTGACCAAAGTGAATAATCTCGCATATACCTTTGGCTACACCCAATGGCTGGTCGAATCGTCATTTGTCACCGGATCTCTCGCCTACAACACCGGACAGTGGGGCGTACTGGGCGTATCATTTGTGAACTTTACCCTGCCCGACATGCCCGAAACAACCACCATGGAACCAGACGGCACCGGTGCGATGGTGAACTCGGGCGACCTCGCCATCGGCCTGGTTTACGCCTATCAATTGACCGACAAGCTCTCGTCAGCAGCCTCCTTGCGCTTTGTCCAATCCGCGCTGGGACCAGAGACACTCAGCGCAGTCTCCGTGAATGTCAGCACCTTGATGTACACGGGCTTTCAAAGCCTGCGCATTGGCATGAACATGAAAAACCTGGGCGGAGAGCAGGAAATTGTGAGCGAAAAATCGGAAATGCCCCTGGTATTCCACACCGGGATAGCCATGGAATTGTACGGCAACCTCGGCGATCCCGTATCTCTGACCGGCTCGTTTGAAGGCGCTTTCTTCACCGACCGCGAACAGCGCTGGAATCTGGGCGGTGAACTCTGGATACAGAACCTCATCGCGCTTCGAGCGGGCTATAAGATCAAATACGATGTGGAAACCTGGAGTATTGGCGGCGGTCTCAAGGGAAAATTCGGCGGACGACACATCGCCTTAGACGTATCGTATAGCAATCTTGGCGATCTGTTCGACCCGCCCCTGCGCCTGAACCTCTCGGGTTCACTGTAGGAGGAGTCTGACGAATCAACGAATCAACGGAACGGGGTACAACTGGCCGTCTCTCAGGCCAGTTCATCTGCGAATCGGGATTCGCACTGACTTTGGGTGGTTGGGCAGGGTTCGTCTATTCGTCTATTCGTCTATTCGTTTCGCCGTATCTTTCATACCCCGCCGGAATTGGAGCACAATCCGACTTCCGTGCGGGGTGTGCCATTTGTGCTAATAGGAGAGACGTTTGGCCGAAGCACTGCAATCAGACCCAACAGGTGAACCTGCAAGAGGCATAACACTCCGCTCGGTTGCCCTGGGCATTGGAATCGTGATCTTCATCAACCTGTGGGTAACCTATGCCGAGACCGTGGTAAAAACCTCTCGCCTGAACCTGAGCGTATTTCAAATAACCCTCCTCGCCATCTTCATCATCCTGATCGGGGTGGTCAACCCCCTGATCAAATCTATAAATCGTCGCTACGCCTTTGCACCTGCCGAATTGCTATCCGTTGTCGCCATTGGCATCGTGGGCTGCGTCGTGCCCACATCCGGCATCACTGGATTTTTGATCGGGGTAATTTCCACCCCCTTTTATTTTGCCACGCCCGAAAACGGATGGGCCGAGTACTATCACCCCAACCTCAACTCGTGGGTCGTACCCACCAATCAGGAAGCTGTACGCGCCTTTTACGAGGGCTTATTGCCCGGCAGCGCGATACCCTGGCGCGTGTGGTTGGCACCACTCGCGTGGTGGGGCAGTCTGGTAGTGGCTGTATTTGCCGTTTCCGCCACACTGATGATTATCTTGCGAAAACAATGGGTAGAATACGAAAAACTCGCCTATCCCATCGCCGCCGTACCCATTGAGATGTCCCAGGACGCCCTCTCTGCGCGTCTTCTCCCCGCATTCATGCGCGGTCCCATGTTCTGGATTGCAGCGGCCATACCATTTTTGATTTTTGTCTGGCACTCCCTGTCATGGGCATATCCGCTCCTGCCCAGCATCGGCATCCTGCCGCACGGAGGATATTTCCGCTTCACGCG belongs to Gemmatimonadota bacterium and includes:
- a CDS encoding PorV/PorQ family protein; the encoded protein is MKHTMSAVLIVLMALALSAPASAQALFPEAEEVLNPEGRSKIKPSTFNFLKVTNNARVAGMGDAFTAVSDGIDGMIWNPAGLTKVNNLAYTFGYTQWLVESSFVTGSLAYNTGQWGVLGVSFVNFTLPDMPETTTMEPDGTGAMVNSGDLAIGLVYAYQLTDKLSSAASLRFVQSALGPETLSAVSVNVSTLMYTGFQSLRIGMNMKNLGGEQEIVSEKSEMPLVFHTGIAMELYGNLGDPVSLTGSFEGAFFTDREQRWNLGGELWIQNLIALRAGYKIKYDVETWSIGGGLKGKFGGRHIALDVSYSNLGDLFDPPLRLNLSGSL